The sequence GAATCTGGCACGGGCGACGCTGCCGTCATCAAAAGCCATCACAACGTTGGCGGACTGCCTGATTTTGTTGACTTTAAAGAGATTATCGAACCATTGAGGTTATTGTTTAAAGACGAGGTCAGAAGCCTCGGCGAAGAGCTCGGGCTTGCAAGCTATCTTGTATGGCGCCAGCCGTTCCCGGGTCCGGGACTTGCGATACGTATCATCGGCGAGATAACGGAGGAAAAACTCGAAATTCTTCGTGAGGCAGACTGGATATTCCGCGAGGAGATCGCAAAAGCCGGTCTTGACCGTGACATACACCAGTATTTCGCGGTTCTTACATCTATGCGCTCTGTCGGAGTAATGGGCGATGGCAGAACATATGACTACACCCTTGCTCTGCGCGGCGTTACTACGACAGATTTTATGACTGCCGACTTTGCAAGGATTCCTTATGACCTGCTTGCCTCCATAAGCAACCGTTTAGTAAATGAAGTCCCGCATATCAACCGAGTGGTCTACGACATCACGACAAAACCTCCGGCAACTATCGAGTGGGAATAATGATAAAAGCTTAGTTCAGATAATCCGATTGAGAAACTCAATTAATCGTGTTGGATATAACTATTTGTGGTGTATCTGACACGGTTTATTGGATTTAATATCCATGGTTTTGGCAAGTAGTAATAGGGGGTTGAGATAGTGAAAGTTTTAAAAATCCTTGGAATTTTATTTTTCGTTTCCTTTGTGTTTGTAGCTGTTAAAGGGGTTACATCGGGAGTCGCTCCGGGTTCTGCTGAAACGGAACCGCAGAAAATTGCAAGATCTCTTGTGAAGCAGGAAATGCAGAAGCAAGTTGGTCTGAAGAAGTGGAAAATCACGTCTAACAAAGTGGCGTCGGATAAGGATAACGTAAACAATCCGGGTGATTATGACAAGCCTATGGGTGAAAAAAGAATAGTATGGATTGAGGGCAATGTAAATGCTACTTCTAAGGACGGCGTCACAGGGAATGCCGGTTATGACCTTGAGCTCTATCAAATGAAAGGCGATACCAAATGGTATATCGGTAATCATACAGGGGTCTTAATAGACTTGAAGGTTACAGACAAGCCTGAGGTAAAGGAAGAAAACATCAGTGACGGACAGGTGGAAGATATAATGCCTGGCAAACCTGCAGATGCGACACCTAAAGATGCTAAATCGCCAGAAACAACCGCTCAGGCGCCAACAGCACTTTCTAGCAGCGATTTAAAGGGCGCATGGCACTGGAAAGATTCAGACGATTTCTATATGATTTTAAGAGATGATAATACATATAGTTATGTTGAAAAGAATGCAGGCTTTTACGACGAAGGAACCTACACCATAAGTAATACTGACGATGGCTTTAGGGTTACGGTGCAATATACAACTGGTCAAAATGACAGCTTTATGAATATAAAACTTACTGATAAAAATCATCTTGAAGGAAATGAGAAAAACAACAGCTGGAAAGCAGAAAGGATAAGCCCTGCAGCTGCAGAGGACGTTTTGCAGAGTTTGAAAGGAAAATAATTTTTTTAATGCTTATTGTCTAGCCCGGCAAACTACGGGCAGGAGATTGTTTTTTACTGCCAACAGCTGCACAAGTTATATTTTGAAAAGAGCTAACTGATTTTGTGTCAGTTAGCTCTTTTACTGCAGAGTACTATCAATGATCCCCTCCGACTCTAAACGCAGCTTAAAAAAGACTTTGAGCCATTCGGGTTTTGACTCCATTTCAGGAATCATATTAAGTAATCGCCTTTTACCGGTTCGTTTATCTAGTATTGCGAATAGTCTGACTATTGGGTCAAAAAAAGATAAACTTTCTTCAATACTTCGATTTTGATATTCGTGGAAAGCCTCATAGAAACCATATTGATCAAAACCGCCGTGATTCTTTGTTTCTAAATCAACTTTATCCCAATACGATTCCGCTTGCTTTTTTGAAATGACGTTGTTTTTCACTAACATATCACGTTTGGATTGCCAATCATAATAACAGGACTGAAAGATTTCATTTCCATCAAGTCGAATAGCTACTCGCCCTTCCTGGTCATGTGATTTCCTGTAACGAGTGGCAAAGTATTGAATCCGTCCTTTAAGTGAATCACAAATATTATCTTGTTCTAACACTTTACGCATTGCACTCCATGAAAGCCCCATTACTTGCCTCCTTACTCCTTTAGGCGCTGTACTTTTCCTTTTTAAAATAGAATACTCTATAAAAACATAAAAGTAAATAAGATACTATACCCAATATAATTGAATCATCAGACTGAATGGTTTCATCAAAATCCCGGTTTAACTAACTAAATAAGACTTAAATAGCCAGATATATCCTTGACAAACCAGATAATGTGGATAATAATAGGAGAATAAATGCCGAAAAACGCCGCTAAAAAATAATATCTACAATAAGGAATATAATATGCAAATTTTTTTCTCGACTCTTAACCAGACCCTGGTACTTTTTATTTTTATGATCATTGGCTTTATCTTAAAAAAAGGTAAATTTATGCCGGATAATTCATCGTCTGTTCTTTCCAAGCTTGAAAATATCATTCTTGTTCCGGCGGTTGTTATCAACACATTTATGAACAAGTTCACTTTTGAGAATATTACCGCAAAATGGACATATATGATTTACTCTACCGTGATCGTAATCGTTCTCATACCGATCGCATTATTCTTTTCAAAGCTGTTCGCGGAAAATACATATGAAAAGCAGATATATAGATACTCATTTGCTTTCGCCAATTTTTCATTTATGGGTATTGCGCTTGTCAGCGGCGCATTTAACGCGGATGTGCTTTTTGATTATCTAATATTCATTATGCCATTTTATATCGTTTGTTATAGCCTTGGCGTTGCTTGGCTCATTCCGGGCAACGGCGGTAAGGTAGGAATAAAATCATTTGCAAATCCTATCTGTATCAGCCTTGTAATAGGTGCAGCATTCGGACTTGTTAAGCAGTGGTTTGCACTGCCTGGCTTCATGCAGACAGCACTAACCGGAGCCGGTTCCTGCATGGGTCCTATCGCTATGATCCTGACTGGATTTGTTATAGGCGGATATGAAATCAAAAGCCTACTAAAAGGATGGAAGGTTTATGTGATGAGTGCAATAAGGCTCATCTTTCTTCCTTCAATTTTTATATTGATATTAAAAGCAATCAACACGCCTTCAGAAAT comes from Bacillota bacterium and encodes:
- the guaA gene encoding glutamine-hydrolyzing GMP synthase, which produces MQFHPEVMHTENGLTMLRNFLFEVCHCKGDWSMGDYANTAIQNIREKVGDGKVLLALSGGVDSSVLAALLSKAIGRQLTCIFVDTGFMRKNEGDEVEAAFSNSDINFVRVNAGTRFMNKLSGVSEPEKKRKLIGEEFIRVFEDEAKKIGKVEFLAQGTIYPDVIESGTGDAAVIKSHHNVGGLPDFVDFKEIIEPLRLLFKDEVRSLGEELGLASYLVWRQPFPGPGLAIRIIGEITEEKLEILREADWIFREEIAKAGLDRDIHQYFAVLTSMRSVGVMGDGRTYDYTLALRGVTTTDFMTADFARIPYDLLASISNRLVNEVPHINRVVYDITTKPPATIEWE
- a CDS encoding AEC family transporter, whose translation is MQIFFSTLNQTLVLFIFMIIGFILKKGKFMPDNSSSVLSKLENIILVPAVVINTFMNKFTFENITAKWTYMIYSTVIVIVLIPIALFFSKLFAENTYEKQIYRYSFAFANFSFMGIALVSGAFNADVLFDYLIFIMPFYIVCYSLGVAWLIPGNGGKVGIKSFANPICISLVIGAAFGLVKQWFALPGFMQTALTGAGSCMGPIAMILTGFVIGGYEIKSLLKGWKVYVMSAIRLIFLPSIFILILKAINTPSEIAVVALISLAMPLGLNTVVIPAAYDGDTRLGASFALVSSVLGIITIPVMLGIFM